TCAGGACCTTCTCGACCAGATCCGCTATCCTTACTGTGGTGAGTCCCTCCGGGTTCTTTAGAACCTCGTTTATTACCTCGTCTATGACTGTCGCCGCGTTGGAGGGGTCGCTGAACCCCGCTGAGCTCATGGCTAGGTGCACTGATTTTGTGAGCTTGTCTAGCTTGAAAGCCTCACTACCCCCGCTCCTCTTAACCACCTTCAAAGATTCCAAACTCGATTCACCGAACCTTATTACTCTCCTCCTATTTCTTAAAAGGTTTAGGAATAGATAAAGCCTAACCCCAATGTTAACCTGTATTACATTCGTGTTGAGACCCATACCATCAGGTCTTCCCGAGGGGTGGGTAATGATGGTACGTATGAGGTCGGGCGTGAAGCTGTATGCTTCGCACTCGAGGGGGGCTGACCCTCCCCCTCAACTCACTCGTTGTAGGGCAGGAACGGTAATACTGTGTGCGGGATCTGGGATCGGATCCGATGCTAGCTTGCCTTGAATTTAGAGTCCCAGGTCTCGTATACCTTGATTAACTCCTTGTTAACGCTTGGCTTCCTCTCCTTGAGAGCCTCTATGAAATCCTCCTTACCTATCGGCCTCGGATCCCCTGAACCGTCTCCCTTAGAGAAGAACTCCCTCACAGTCCTTAGATGTGCGCTCATCACTATGTCCCTTATGTCGCTTGCAGTGTAGCCCTCCATAGTGTCAGCCAGCTCATTCAGGTCCACGTCGGTGGAGAGCTTCAGCGACGACGTGTACAGCTTGAGTAGCTGCCTCCTTGACTCCCTGTCCGGCAACGGCACGTAGATCCTCTTCTGGAACCTCCTTATGAAGGCCTCATCAAGCTTCCAAGGCTTGTTTGTGGCCGCTATCACGTAGACCAGCTTCTGAGCGCTCCCCTTATCCTGGAGGCCGTCCATCTCCTTAAGGAATTGAGTCCTCACCCTGACCTCACCGCCTATCTCGCTACTGAAGGTGCCGAAGAGTGAGTCGACTTCATCTATGAATATTATCACCGGCTTCTGATCGCGCGCTGAGATCTCCCTAGCCTTGTTGAAGAGTGCGGCGACCTTACGCTCTGACTCGCCGAGCCATTTAGACATTATGGATGCTGCGTCAACGTGAATGAAGACTCCCTCTATCTCGTTAGCGACCGCCGCCGCCACGTAGGTTTTACCACAGCCTGGCGGTCCGTAGAGGAGGAGTGCTCTAGGCCACCCTAGAGGGAAGAGATCGGGTCTTTTAGTGGGGTAGATTATTGATTCGTAGAGGGCTCTCTTAACGTCGTCTAAGCCCGCCACATCGTTGAACCGCACGTTAGGCTTATCCTTAACCACCAGGGCCTCTATCTCGTCGTCAGGGCTCTCCTCCCTGGCTGATCCGGAGGTGGATAGCGGTAAGGCTCTAAAGTTCTCCAGGTCCTTTATCCTCTTCTGATACTGTTTTATCCAGTCCTTGTATATGGCGTTCAGCGGGTTTTCAGGGTAGAGCTGTATTATCTTGACTAGGACGTCTATGGCGTTCCTGTAGTTCTTCGCTGCCTCCCCGTAGTTCCCCTCCCTATCGTTCATCACAGCCTGTATGGCGTAGTGCCTCGCAATATTCTCTAGATAAGGTAGTGAGTTGCTACTCACTAATCAACCACCCCTTCCCCCTCTAAAACCTTAGAAGATTATCTTGTTCTGCTCACGCAGCCTGTTCAATGCTTTGTAGACTTCCTCCTTGCTGACGCCCAGTGAGTCCTTGAAGTGGTTCACATCGACGAAACCGTTGTGGGTCGCTATGTACTCCAGCAGAGCCTTCTCGAGCATGCTCTGGTCAACGGCCTTCGGCCTCTCCTGATGCCTGCTCGCTTCAGGCAGTTTCTCAGCCTCCCTCTTAACCCTCTCCTCCAGATTACCTCTGACCTTAATCGGCAGCAGTATGTCGACGGGTATATCAG
This window of the Zestosphaera sp. genome carries:
- a CDS encoding ATP-binding protein, coding for MSSNSLPYLENIARHYAIQAVMNDREGNYGEAAKNYRNAIDVLVKIIQLYPENPLNAIYKDWIKQYQKRIKDLENFRALPLSTSGSAREESPDDEIEALVVKDKPNVRFNDVAGLDDVKRALYESIIYPTKRPDLFPLGWPRALLLYGPPGCGKTYVAAAVANEIEGVFIHVDAASIMSKWLGESERKVAALFNKAREISARDQKPVIIFIDEVDSLFGTFSSEIGGEVRVRTQFLKEMDGLQDKGSAQKLVYVIAATNKPWKLDEAFIRRFQKRIYVPLPDRESRRQLLKLYTSSLKLSTDVDLNELADTMEGYTASDIRDIVMSAHLRTVREFFSKGDGSGDPRPIGKEDFIEALKERKPSVNKELIKVYETWDSKFKAS